One window of the Haloarcula halobia genome contains the following:
- a CDS encoding glutaredoxin family protein → MSEPDITLYRLQACPFCERVVRRLEEYGIEYRSRFIEPMHSERDVVKRLTGKRTVPAIVDESTGVTMSESANIVAYLDRTYGGET, encoded by the coding sequence ATGAGCGAGCCAGACATCACGCTGTACCGGTTGCAGGCGTGCCCGTTCTGTGAGCGCGTCGTCCGGCGCCTCGAGGAGTACGGCATCGAGTACCGGTCGCGGTTCATCGAACCGATGCACTCCGAGCGCGACGTTGTCAAGCGGCTCACGGGCAAGCGGACGGTCCCGGCCATCGTCGACGAGTCGACCGGCGTCACGATGAGCGAGAGCGCCAACATCGTCGCGTACCTGGACAGGACCTACGGGGGGGAGACCTGA
- a CDS encoding hemolysin family protein yields MALDPPTVTMLSGALLQSVEFAGVPLSRSLILVAGSATIVVLIILSAFFSSSEIAMFSLPAHRAEALVEDNVPGAQILKELKADPHRLLVTILVGNNLVNIAMSSIATGLLALYLSQGQAVAVATFGITAIVLLFGESAPKSYAVENTESWALTISKPLKLAEKVLLPLILLFDYLTRLVNKVTGGRSAIETSYVTREEIQDIIETGEREGVLDEEEREMLQRTLRFNDTIAKEVMTPRLDMTAVAKDDTIEEALETCIHSGHARVPVYEGSLDNVIGVVHIRDLVRDLNYGEAIPEDMVLEDLIEPTLHVPESKNVDDLLTEMRAERLHMVIVIDEFGTTEGLVTMEDLTEEIVGEILEGEEEEPIDYIGDDTVMVKGEVNIEEVNEALDLELPEGEEFETIAGFIFNRAGRLVEEGEVITYDGVEIRVEQVENTRIMKARVVRRDPGAGEDGDDGDDGDAEQSDPEEVSTD; encoded by the coding sequence ATGGCCCTGGACCCACCCACGGTGACGATGCTGTCCGGAGCGCTGCTCCAGTCCGTCGAGTTCGCCGGTGTGCCCCTCTCCCGGAGTCTGATTCTGGTCGCCGGCTCCGCCACCATCGTCGTCCTCATCATCCTCTCTGCGTTCTTCTCGTCGTCCGAGATAGCGATGTTCTCGCTGCCGGCCCACCGCGCAGAGGCGCTGGTCGAGGACAACGTGCCCGGCGCGCAGATACTCAAGGAGCTCAAGGCCGACCCCCACCGCCTCCTCGTGACCATCCTCGTCGGCAACAACCTGGTCAACATCGCGATGTCGTCTATCGCCACCGGGCTGCTCGCGCTCTATCTCTCACAGGGCCAGGCCGTCGCCGTCGCCACCTTCGGCATCACCGCTATCGTCCTGCTGTTCGGCGAGAGCGCCCCGAAGAGCTACGCCGTCGAGAACACGGAGTCGTGGGCGCTGACCATCTCGAAGCCGCTGAAGCTGGCCGAGAAGGTCCTGCTCCCGCTCATCCTGCTGTTCGACTATCTGACCCGCCTGGTCAACAAGGTGACCGGCGGCCGCTCGGCCATCGAGACCTCCTATGTCACGCGCGAGGAGATACAGGACATCATCGAGACGGGCGAGCGAGAGGGCGTCTTAGACGAGGAGGAACGCGAGATGCTCCAGCGCACCCTCCGGTTCAACGATACCATCGCCAAGGAGGTGATGACCCCGCGACTGGACATGACCGCCGTCGCGAAAGACGACACCATCGAGGAGGCCCTGGAGACCTGCATCCACAGCGGGCACGCCCGCGTGCCGGTCTACGAGGGGAGCCTGGACAACGTCATCGGCGTGGTCCACATCCGCGACCTCGTGCGGGACCTCAACTACGGCGAGGCCATCCCCGAGGACATGGTGCTAGAGGACCTCATCGAACCGACCCTGCACGTCCCCGAATCCAAGAACGTCGACGACCTGCTGACCGAGATGCGTGCCGAACGGCTCCACATGGTCATCGTCATCGACGAGTTCGGGACCACCGAGGGCCTGGTGACGATGGAGGACCTCACCGAGGAGATCGTCGGCGAGATCCTGGAGGGCGAGGAGGAAGAGCCAATCGACTACATCGGCGACGACACCGTGATGGTCAAAGGCGAGGTCAACATCGAGGAGGTCAACGAGGCTCTGGACCTGGAACTCCCGGAGGGCGAGGAGTTCGAGACCATCGCGGGCTTCATCTTCAACCGCGCCGGCCGCCTCGTCGAGGAAGGGGAGGTCATCACCTACGACGGCGTCGAGATCCGGGTCGAACAGGTCGAGAACACCCGCATCATGAAGGCTCGGGTCGTCCGTCGCGACCCGGGCGCTGGCGAGGACGGCGACGACGGCGACGACGGCGACGCGGAGCAGTCGGATCCCGAGGAAGTCTCGACCGATTGA
- a CDS encoding redoxin domain-containing protein has protein sequence MDLEFDVVDLDAADHPEAGDRAPDFTRPLVNEEFWEDVSLSTLCADSDGPVVLVFHAMDGAFPATYVWNEIRDRGWHADATVVGLSISTPYEHKTLLEERDIEGQYRLYSDPANGVAEAYGIDMDLDGMTGLAEPRPAVFVLDGDRTVEYAWVSEQWPDFPDYDAVEAQL, from the coding sequence ATGGACCTCGAGTTCGACGTCGTGGACCTGGACGCGGCCGACCACCCCGAGGCGGGCGACCGCGCCCCCGACTTCACGCGCCCGCTGGTCAACGAGGAGTTCTGGGAGGACGTTTCCCTGTCGACGCTCTGTGCGGACAGCGACGGCCCCGTCGTGCTGGTCTTCCACGCGATGGACGGCGCGTTCCCGGCGACGTACGTCTGGAACGAGATCCGCGACCGCGGGTGGCACGCGGACGCCACCGTCGTCGGCCTCTCCATCTCGACGCCCTACGAGCACAAGACGCTGCTCGAGGAGCGGGACATCGAGGGACAGTACCGCCTGTACTCGGACCCCGCCAACGGCGTCGCCGAGGCCTACGGCATCGACATGGACCTAGACGGGATGACCGGCCTCGCCGAGCCGCGTCCGGCGGTGTTCGTCCTCGACGGGGACCGGACCGTCGAGTACGCGTGGGTCAGCGAGCAGTGGCCGGACTTCCCCGACTACGACGCCGTCGAAGCACAGCTGTGA
- a CDS encoding L-threonylcarbamoyladenylate synthase: protein MTGDDVAAAAEAIRRGELVVYPTETVYGLGADATDPAAIQRVYEAKGRDRDDPVSLAVPDVETALAYTRPTEREQRFMREFLPGPVTVVVERRASVPDELTAGRDRVGVRVPDQPVAHELLRAVAPLTATSANVSGSPSARSVDELDAIRDRVAVVLDGGETGGTGSTVVDVEAGTVHRRGARADAVEQWLADTAER from the coding sequence GTGACCGGGGACGACGTGGCGGCGGCCGCCGAGGCGATTCGCCGGGGCGAGCTCGTCGTCTACCCGACCGAGACGGTCTACGGCCTGGGCGCCGACGCCACCGACCCCGCGGCTATCCAGCGGGTCTACGAGGCCAAGGGACGGGACCGGGACGACCCCGTCTCGCTCGCGGTGCCCGACGTGGAGACGGCACTGGCCTACACCCGCCCGACCGAGCGCGAACAGCGGTTCATGCGCGAGTTCCTGCCCGGGCCGGTGACGGTCGTCGTCGAGCGCCGGGCGTCGGTCCCGGACGAACTGACCGCCGGGCGCGATCGGGTGGGCGTCCGCGTCCCCGACCAGCCGGTGGCACACGAACTGCTCCGGGCGGTGGCGCCACTGACCGCGACGAGCGCGAACGTCTCGGGGTCGCCCAGCGCCCGGTCGGTCGACGAGCTGGACGCTATCCGCGACCGCGTCGCGGTCGTCCTGGACGGCGGGGAGACCGGCGGGACCGGGTCGACGGTGGTCGACGTCGAGGCCGGGACCGTCCATCGCCGGGGGGCCCGGGCCGACGCCGTCGAGCAGTGGCTCGCCGATACAGCGGAGCGCTGA